The following are encoded together in the Rhinopithecus roxellana isolate Shanxi Qingling chromosome 5, ASM756505v1, whole genome shotgun sequence genome:
- the AKT1 gene encoding RAC-alpha serine/threonine-protein kinase, whose translation MSDVAIVKEGWLHKRGEYIKTWRPRYFLLKNDGTFIGYKERPQDVDQREAPLNNFSVAQCQLMKTERPRPNTFIIRCLQWTTVIERTFHVETPEEREEWTTAIQTVADGLKKHEEEMMDFRSGSPSDNSGAEEMEVSLAKPKHRVTMNEFEYLKLLGKGTFGKVILVKEKATGRYYAMKILKKEVIVAKDEVAHTLTENRVLQNSRHPFLTALKYSFQTHDRLCFVMEYANGGELFFHLSRERVFSEDRARFYGAEIVSALDYLHSEKNVVYRDLKLENLMLDKDGHIKITDFGLCKEGIKDGATMKTFCGTPEYLAPEVLEDNDYGRAVDWWGLGVVMYEMMCGRLPFYNQDHEKLFELILMEEIRFPRTLGPEAKSLLSGLLKKDPKQRLGGGSEDAKEIMRHRFFAGIVWQHVYEKKLSPPFKPQVTSETDTRYFDEEFTAQMITITPPDQDDSMECVDSERRPHFPQFSYSASGTA comes from the exons GGGAGTACATCAAGACCTGGCGACCACGCTACTTCCTCCTCAAGAACGATGGCACTTTCATTGGCTATAAGGAGCGGCCGCAGGACGTGGACCAACGTGAGGCCCCCCTCAACAACTTCTCTGTGGCAC AGTGCCAGCTGATGAAGACAGAGCGGCCCCGGCCCAACACCTTCATCATCCGCTGCCTGCAGTGGACCACTGTCATCGAACGCACCTTCCACGTGGAGACTCCCGAGGAGCG GGAGGAGTGGACAACCGCCATCCAGACAGTGGCCGATGGCCTCAAGAAGCACGAGGAGGAGATGATGGACTTCCGGTCGGGCTCACCCAGCGACAACTCAGGGGCTGAAGAGATGGAGGTGTCCCTGGCCAAACCCAAGCACCGTGTG ACCATGAACGAGTTTGAGTACCTGAAGCTGCTGGGCAAGGGCACTTTCGGGAAGGTGATCCTGGTGAAGGAGAAGGCAACGGGCCGCTACTACGCCATGAAGATCCTCAAGAAGGAGGTCATCGTGGCCAAG GACGAGGTGGCCCACACACTCACCGAGAACCGTGTTCTACAGAACTCCAGGCACCCCTTCCTCACG GCCCTGAAGTACTCCTTCCAGACCCACGACCGCCTCTGCTTCGTCATGGAGTACGCCAATGGGGGCGAG CTCTTCTTCCACCTGTCCCGGGAGCGTGTGTTCTCTGAGGACCGGGCCCGCTTCTATGGCGCTGAGATCGTGTCAGCCCTGGACTACCTGCACTCGGAGAAGAATGTGGTGTACCGGGACCTCAAG CTGGAGAACCTCATGCTGGACAAGGACGGGCACATTAAGATCACAGACTTCGGGCTGTGCAAGGAGGGGATCAAGGACGGCGCCACCATGAAGACCTTTTGCGGCACACCCGAGTACCTGGCCCCCGAG GTGCTGGAGGACAATGACTACGGCCGTGCGGTGGACTggtgggggctgggcgtggtcaTGTATGAGATGATGTGCGGCCGCCTGCCCTTCTACAACCAGGACCACGAGAAGCTTTTTGAGCTCATCCTCATGGAGGAGATCCGCTTCCCACGCACGCTTGGTCCTGAGGCCAAGTCCTTGCTCTCAGGGCTGCTCAAGAAGGACCCTAAGCAGAG GCTTGGCGGGGGCTCTGAGGACGCCAAGGAGATCATGCGGCATCGCTTCTTTGCCGGCATCGTGTGGCAGCACGTGTATGAGAAGAAG CTCAGCCCACCCTTCAAGCCCCAGGTCACATCGGAGACCGACACCAGGTATTTTGATGAGGAGTTCACGGCCCAGATGATCACCATCACACCACCTGACCAAG ATGACAGCATGGAGTGCGTGGACAGCGAGCGCAGGCCCCACTTTCCCCAGTTCTCCTACTCGGCCAGCGGCACGGCCTGA